One region of Gimesia sp. genomic DNA includes:
- a CDS encoding MerR family transcriptional regulator, with product MKSLTIGQVAERSGVGVETVRFYEREGLIPKPDRSSSGYRQFDDQTIARLQFIRRAKELGFTLTEIKELMSLRLDVTTSCADIKSRTEAKITDIDEKIRTLKRIKRALKKLTSECSGRGSISECSILDALDSKQRK from the coding sequence ATGAAATCACTCACGATTGGTCAGGTTGCGGAACGTTCTGGTGTCGGCGTCGAAACTGTGCGGTTTTATGAACGGGAAGGATTAATCCCTAAGCCTGACCGGTCGTCTTCCGGTTATCGCCAATTCGATGACCAAACAATTGCCCGTTTGCAGTTTATCAGGCGGGCCAAAGAACTCGGTTTCACGCTCACTGAAATTAAAGAACTGATGTCTCTGCGGCTTGATGTAACAACAAGTTGTGCCGACATAAAAAGCCGAACCGAAGCAAAGATCACAGACATCGACGAAAAGATTCGCACACTCAAACGAATTAAGAGGGCATTGAAGAAATTGACCAGCGAATGCAGTGGTCGAGGTTCAATCAGTGAATGTTCGATTCTTGATGCTCTTGATTCCAAGCAAAGAAAATAA
- a CDS encoding mercuric transporter MerT family protein: protein MTAETTTDKRLHCPSCNKKAKRVSPVTLRALLKDPFATKIVSNDRSCCDSHSGCTSLTEDTGWRYCDSSDCDVVYFSETGDISFTKSQLNVPVGVKETSGERPLCYCFGHSVASIKEELRTKEHSDALEDIRAKMKEPGCHCETSNPSGYCCLGSVSKGIRIAQKELEMNGSNMTPTSIVKPSTGRVEKFAQIGTVFSAIMASACCWLPLLLLAVGVSGARIAATLETYRPLFIVVTIGFLGSAFYFTYRSKKFAAGTGHGCCPTETTEAEDCCTPTDKRRFNMMSLNKVMLWGVTVLAVAFLFFPSYVGLLFGTGNNSAVTENMHRAVFQIEGMACEGCATTVAQAIRQVPGVVAVEISYEKRQAAIGVEPGSPIPKKEILAALKKAGYSGKLLSTEETSEASDHTITAPPPSIDGDDEQSSNYLNEPLLQTVLNIEGMACEEWDRCQILTLR from the coding sequence ATGACCGCAGAAACAACGACGGATAAACGACTTCATTGCCCGTCCTGCAATAAGAAAGCGAAGCGGGTATCACCGGTGACTTTGCGAGCGTTGCTCAAGGATCCGTTCGCTACCAAGATCGTCAGTAACGATCGTTCGTGCTGCGATTCCCACAGTGGATGCACGTCCCTCACTGAGGACACCGGCTGGCGGTATTGCGATTCATCCGATTGCGATGTGGTTTACTTCTCCGAAACAGGCGACATCAGTTTTACGAAGTCACAACTCAATGTTCCTGTCGGTGTGAAGGAAACCAGCGGCGAACGGCCCCTGTGTTATTGTTTCGGCCATTCGGTCGCCAGTATCAAGGAAGAACTGCGTACGAAGGAACATTCTGATGCTCTGGAAGACATCCGGGCCAAAATGAAAGAACCCGGCTGCCACTGCGAAACTTCCAACCCCAGTGGTTACTGTTGTCTGGGAAGCGTGTCCAAAGGTATTCGGATCGCTCAGAAGGAATTAGAAATGAATGGCTCAAACATGACGCCTACATCAATAGTGAAACCATCGACCGGACGTGTCGAGAAGTTCGCCCAGATCGGCACGGTCTTCTCGGCGATCATGGCATCGGCATGTTGCTGGCTCCCACTACTTCTGCTGGCAGTGGGCGTATCTGGGGCCAGAATTGCAGCCACACTGGAAACATATCGCCCGCTGTTCATAGTTGTAACGATTGGATTTCTTGGCTCGGCATTCTATTTTACCTACCGTTCCAAGAAGTTTGCTGCGGGAACGGGACACGGCTGCTGTCCCACGGAAACTACGGAGGCAGAGGACTGCTGTACCCCGACAGACAAACGTCGTTTCAACATGATGTCCTTGAACAAGGTGATGCTGTGGGGCGTGACGGTGTTGGCGGTCGCCTTCCTGTTCTTCCCCAGCTACGTCGGCTTATTATTCGGCACCGGCAATAATTCCGCCGTGACCGAGAATATGCATCGAGCAGTCTTTCAGATCGAAGGCATGGCCTGCGAGGGCTGTGCTACGACGGTTGCTCAAGCGATCCGTCAGGTACCCGGTGTGGTGGCCGTAGAAATCAGCTATGAAAAAAGACAAGCTGCTATCGGTGTGGAACCGGGCAGCCCAATCCCCAAGAAAGAAATTCTGGCAGCCTTGAAGAAGGCTGGATACAGCGGGAAACTTCTCAGCACGGAAGAGACATCCGAAGCAAGCGATCACACCATTACGGCACCACCACCATCCATCGATGGTGACGACGAACAGTCAAGCAATTACCTGAACGAGCCACTGCTTCAAACAGTATTGAATATCGAAGGTATGGCCTGCGAAGAATGGGATCGCTGCCAGATACTCACTCTCCGATGA
- a CDS encoding response regulator, translating into MRNKLGLPPDYNPCVYIIDDDESVRSSVESLVECMGFTSNSFESAESFLDQTDPDICGCIFTDLRLLGMNGLELIKQLKVSGYHAPAILVSGFLEVPLTVDAISAGALSVLSKPYPEQDLWDNIIAAIKHDSDNYIARKWLDETEKKMATLSEEEKIVMDLLLEGHANKKIAHSLDVSERTISMRRKTLLEKLGVDNIVELAKQKTKLELLESQLNSSVIIDPNTELESERN; encoded by the coding sequence ATGAGAAACAAACTTGGATTACCACCGGATTATAATCCGTGTGTTTATATTATAGATGATGATGAGTCCGTTCGATCCTCAGTTGAAAGCTTGGTTGAATGTATGGGATTCACATCCAATTCATTTGAATCGGCTGAATCATTTTTAGATCAGACTGATCCCGATATCTGTGGTTGCATCTTCACAGATTTACGGCTGCTAGGCATGAACGGTCTGGAGCTTATCAAACAGTTGAAGGTATCTGGGTATCATGCTCCAGCGATTCTAGTTTCCGGTTTTTTGGAAGTACCGCTTACTGTTGATGCAATTTCCGCAGGAGCCTTGTCGGTTCTTTCCAAGCCTTATCCAGAACAGGATCTCTGGGACAATATCATTGCCGCTATCAAACACGATTCGGATAATTACATAGCTCGAAAATGGCTTGATGAAACCGAAAAGAAAATGGCAACATTATCTGAGGAAGAAAAGATTGTCATGGACCTTTTACTGGAAGGACATGCGAATAAGAAAATAGCTCATTCTCTTGATGTATCGGAACGAACAATTTCAATGCGTCGGAAGACGTTGTTGGAGAAGCTTGGAGTCGACAACATTGTTGAACTGGCAAAACAGAAAACGAAATTAGAGCTTCTTGAAAGCCAGTTGAATTCGAGTGTGATAATTGATCCAAACACAGAGTTAGAAAGTGAGAGAAATTAA
- a CDS encoding tRNA-dihydrouridine synthase, which produces MTSETKIKPVSLGPYQLKSPLCQAALSGYSDYPMRVIAARLGAAYTLCEVMIDRLINQTRQGKQLSMMYCHPDEYPVGGQLMGSEPEEFGPAAQKLVDAGFHVIDINFGCPVKKVMSRCRGGYHLGQPEVALEIISRVRDTVPDSIPVTLKMRRGIDDSSKSEENFFRIFEGAYARGLAAITVHGRTVEQKYVGSSKWEFLRQVKQQAGDRIVVGSGDLFSPQACLDMLRVTGVDGVSIARGAIGNPWIFQQTERLLRGESITPPDVHEQRTVIAEHFALAREFYGEKKVCNTLRKFGIFYSELHPQRKAVRDAFIAVKTSDQWLAVLEQWYQNNAPGCFPPVEAPNPLSLEAAAAASDETH; this is translated from the coding sequence ATGACGTCTGAAACGAAAATAAAACCGGTCAGCCTGGGGCCTTACCAGCTCAAATCTCCCCTGTGTCAGGCGGCATTGAGTGGCTACAGCGATTATCCGATGCGGGTGATTGCGGCGCGACTGGGGGCGGCTTATACACTCTGTGAAGTGATGATTGACCGCTTGATTAATCAGACACGTCAGGGGAAACAGCTTTCAATGATGTACTGTCATCCGGATGAATATCCGGTGGGCGGACAGTTGATGGGCTCCGAACCGGAAGAGTTCGGGCCGGCGGCACAGAAACTCGTTGACGCCGGCTTTCATGTGATTGATATTAATTTTGGCTGCCCGGTGAAAAAAGTAATGAGCCGCTGTCGGGGTGGCTATCATCTGGGACAGCCTGAAGTGGCGCTCGAAATTATCTCCCGGGTCCGGGATACCGTTCCCGACTCGATTCCGGTGACGCTCAAAATGCGACGCGGCATCGATGACAGTTCTAAATCGGAAGAAAACTTCTTTCGCATCTTTGAAGGTGCCTATGCGCGGGGACTGGCGGCGATCACCGTGCATGGCCGCACGGTCGAACAAAAATATGTGGGCTCCAGCAAGTGGGAATTTCTCAGACAGGTCAAGCAACAGGCGGGCGACAGAATAGTGGTGGGGAGTGGCGATCTCTTCTCTCCCCAGGCCTGCCTGGACATGCTCCGTGTGACTGGAGTAGACGGCGTTTCGATTGCCCGGGGGGCCATCGGGAATCCCTGGATCTTTCAACAGACCGAACGCCTGCTGCGGGGGGAATCGATTACGCCTCCCGATGTCCATGAACAACGGACCGTGATCGCAGAGCATTTTGCACTCGCCCGTGAATTCTACGGCGAGAAAAAAGTCTGCAACACGTTGCGCAAGTTTGGCATCTTCTATTCAGAGCTGCATCCGCAGCGCAAAGCAGTTCGCGATGCGTTTATCGCCGTCAAAACCTCAGACCAGTGGCTGGCGGTTCTGGAACAATGGTATCAAAACAATGCACCGGGTTGCTTTCCCCCGGTCGAAGCGCCAAACCCGCTTTCGCTTGAGGCGGCTGCTGCAGCCAGTGATGAGACGCACTGA
- a CDS encoding MerR family transcriptional regulator codes for MARQFTISQVAKSAKLPTTTVRYYERVGLVEPDDRSAGNYRLYSEESLRKLKFIRAAQAVGFTLDDIKALLDRPDDQNSACKDVQRLIEKRLSDIKQKLKDLRHVQRVLQTSLNQCREFQSVECCHVLKTLEAAAKK; via the coding sequence ATGGCAAGACAGTTCACGATCAGCCAAGTGGCGAAATCCGCTAAACTTCCCACGACAACCGTGCGTTACTACGAGCGGGTCGGACTGGTCGAGCCCGACGACCGCAGTGCTGGCAATTACCGGCTGTACAGCGAAGAGTCATTACGGAAACTGAAATTCATCCGGGCGGCTCAAGCCGTCGGATTCACACTCGATGACATCAAGGCTTTGCTTGACAGGCCCGACGATCAGAATTCAGCCTGTAAGGACGTGCAGCGTCTGATTGAAAAGCGTCTTTCCGACATCAAACAGAAATTGAAGGATTTGCGACACGTTCAGCGTGTGCTGCAAACAAGTCTCAACCAATGTCGAGAGTTTCAATCAGTCGAGTGTTGTCACGTTCTCAAAACATTAGAAGCAGCAGCGAAGAAGTAG
- the amt gene encoding ammonium transporter — MSYELTTNTIWVLICTSLVFLMQAGFCCLESGLSRSKNSINVATKNVVDFFIGSFLFWLFGYGLMFGESFQGLIGTTGFAFADNSTTHWATVVFLFQLVFCSTAMTISSGAVAERMRFRSYVILACAIGAVAYPVFGHWAWARDAAGAPAGWLGKLGFMDFAGSSVVHSVGAWSALAAVLILGPRTGRFGAGADKSRFSASNLPLAALGFLILWFGWFGFNGGSTLALNGQVPSIILNTILAGIAGGGFALLWEMFSSKQISVENIFNGSLAGLVAVTAGCNVISYPSAILIGLIAGAVMLGATYLLEKCMRVDDVVGAIPVHGFAGVWGTLAVALFAEMQHVPHGITRMYLLGIQALGAAVCFVWSFGFIWACMWTLNRFLPIRVSAGDEKIGLNVAEHGASTELHSLLETMIAHEKGDNSSRAEVDDFTEAGIVGYQYNRVLDAQEVLLSDVKDRELRYRSIMDNVMDAIITINLEGRIEEFNLGAEHLFGYLNHEVIGQNINLLIPPLHQNLQHKYSEGDLNPQLVRAIGSRQEIVAQRQDGSTFPAELAVSSVVLADREIFTGIIQDISERKEYERSLNEARKRAEAASDAKSEFLANMSHEIRTPMTAILGFTDILLGNLKEKEDIEAAHIVKRNGEYLIGVINDILDLSKIEARKIELEQVRVNIQEIVRDIVALMQVKADLKQLKLQIEFENPIPETIVTDPTRLRQVLINLLGNAIKFTETGYVKLRIQTINLEDSCAQLQFDVIDTGIGISEAALSQIYQPFTQADNSTTRKYGGTGLGLAISKRLVEMLGGHIQVLSKVGVGSTFTITVNTGSLEGVRLLKLDESSFRKAAEEQNQEHPIESGRSVSSQRVLIVEDGLDNQRLISFLLKKEGMEVELADNGKLGSEQALAAQEAGQPYDFVLMDMQMPVMDGYTATRKLREAGYKRPIIALTAHAMKNDMEKCLNAGCDAYATKPVNKQKLLETISHLAEPQASEPAD; from the coding sequence ATGTCTTATGAGTTAACCACGAATACGATCTGGGTATTAATCTGTACCAGCCTGGTTTTTCTGATGCAGGCAGGTTTCTGTTGCCTGGAGTCAGGACTGTCACGCTCGAAAAACAGTATTAATGTTGCGACCAAGAATGTCGTCGATTTCTTTATCGGATCGTTCCTGTTCTGGCTCTTTGGTTACGGACTCATGTTTGGCGAGTCCTTTCAGGGTCTGATCGGAACGACCGGTTTCGCCTTTGCTGATAACAGCACCACTCACTGGGCAACCGTCGTCTTTCTGTTCCAACTTGTGTTCTGCAGTACCGCGATGACGATCTCTTCGGGCGCGGTCGCAGAGCGGATGCGATTTCGCTCCTATGTGATTCTGGCTTGTGCCATTGGTGCGGTCGCCTATCCTGTGTTCGGTCACTGGGCCTGGGCACGGGATGCAGCAGGTGCTCCAGCAGGCTGGCTGGGAAAACTCGGTTTCATGGACTTTGCGGGTTCCAGTGTCGTGCATTCCGTCGGAGCCTGGTCTGCGCTGGCAGCAGTGTTGATACTGGGACCACGCACGGGACGCTTTGGCGCGGGCGCTGATAAATCCCGCTTCTCAGCAAGTAACCTGCCCCTGGCGGCACTTGGATTTTTGATTCTGTGGTTTGGCTGGTTTGGTTTTAACGGCGGGAGCACGCTGGCATTAAACGGACAGGTTCCCTCTATCATATTAAATACGATTCTGGCCGGAATCGCAGGGGGGGGCTTTGCGCTTCTCTGGGAAATGTTCTCATCTAAACAAATTTCAGTAGAAAATATCTTCAACGGATCACTGGCAGGGCTGGTGGCTGTGACGGCGGGTTGTAACGTTATTTCTTATCCCAGCGCGATTCTGATTGGCTTGATCGCCGGCGCGGTCATGCTGGGAGCAACGTATCTGCTCGAAAAATGCATGCGAGTGGATGATGTCGTGGGAGCGATTCCCGTGCATGGATTCGCGGGTGTCTGGGGGACCCTGGCTGTCGCCCTCTTTGCTGAAATGCAGCACGTACCGCACGGTATCACACGCATGTACCTCTTGGGGATTCAGGCTCTGGGGGCGGCTGTCTGCTTCGTCTGGAGCTTCGGTTTTATCTGGGCTTGTATGTGGACGCTGAATCGCTTTCTACCGATCCGGGTTTCCGCGGGTGACGAAAAAATTGGTCTCAACGTGGCCGAACATGGTGCTTCTACCGAACTGCACAGTCTGCTGGAAACAATGATCGCCCACGAAAAGGGGGACAACTCCTCCCGGGCCGAGGTCGACGATTTTACCGAAGCCGGGATTGTGGGATATCAATACAACCGTGTGCTGGACGCCCAGGAAGTCCTGTTATCGGATGTCAAAGACCGAGAGCTGCGTTACCGCTCGATCATGGACAACGTGATGGATGCCATCATCACGATTAACCTGGAAGGCAGAATCGAAGAATTCAACCTGGGAGCGGAGCACCTGTTTGGCTATCTGAATCACGAGGTGATCGGGCAGAACATCAACCTGCTGATTCCGCCCCTGCACCAGAATCTGCAGCACAAATACTCCGAAGGAGACTTGAACCCGCAACTGGTTCGCGCGATCGGTTCGCGACAGGAAATCGTGGCTCAGCGACAGGATGGATCAACGTTCCCCGCCGAACTGGCGGTGAGTTCGGTTGTACTGGCGGACCGGGAAATCTTCACCGGAATTATCCAGGACATCAGCGAACGCAAAGAATACGAACGCTCATTGAACGAAGCACGGAAACGGGCCGAGGCTGCCAGTGATGCCAAGAGTGAATTCCTGGCCAATATGAGTCATGAAATCCGCACTCCGATGACGGCCATTCTGGGGTTCACTGATATCCTGCTCGGTAATCTGAAAGAGAAAGAAGACATCGAGGCAGCTCACATTGTCAAACGCAATGGTGAGTATCTGATCGGCGTGATCAATGACATTCTGGACCTCTCCAAGATCGAAGCCCGCAAGATCGAACTCGAGCAGGTGCGGGTCAATATTCAAGAGATCGTGCGGGACATTGTTGCTCTGATGCAGGTCAAGGCTGACTTGAAGCAGCTCAAACTGCAGATTGAATTTGAGAATCCGATTCCGGAAACAATCGTCACCGATCCAACGCGACTGCGTCAGGTGTTGATCAATCTGCTGGGAAATGCGATCAAATTCACCGAGACCGGTTACGTAAAACTCCGCATCCAGACCATCAACCTGGAAGACTCCTGTGCGCAACTCCAATTCGACGTCATTGATACAGGCATCGGCATCTCGGAAGCAGCACTCTCCCAGATTTATCAACCGTTTACACAGGCCGACAATTCAACGACCCGGAAATATGGCGGCACCGGTCTGGGGCTGGCCATTTCCAAACGCCTGGTCGAAATGCTGGGTGGACATATCCAGGTCTTGAGTAAAGTCGGCGTGGGAAGTACCTTCACCATCACCGTCAATACCGGCTCTCTCGAAGGAGTGCGACTATTGAAACTGGATGAAAGTTCCTTCCGCAAAGCTGCAGAGGAACAGAACCAGGAGCATCCTATTGAGTCTGGTCGTAGTGTTTCCTCCCAGCGTGTACTGATCGTGGAAGACGGCCTCGACAATCAGCGACTGATCTCGTTTCTGCTGAAGAAAGAGGGCATGGAAGTCGAACTGGCAGATAATGGAAAGCTTGGTTCCGAACAGGCACTGGCTGCCCAGGAAGCCGGGCAGCCCTATGATTTCGTGCTGATGGATATGCAGATGCCGGTCATGGATGGTTACACGGCCACCCGCAAACTCAGAGAGGCGGGCTATAAGCGTCCGATTATCGCACTGACGGCCCACGCGATGAAAAACGATATGGAAAAATGTCTGAACGCTGGCTGTGATGCGTACGCGACGAAGCCGGTGAATAAACAGAAGCTGCTGGAGACCATCTCACATCTGGCAGAGCCGCAGGCATCAGAACCGGCAGACTGA
- a CDS encoding carbonic anhydrase family protein: MDQQSPIDIRNSIYADFGDGRLKIVWNGDVHGHIHQGDHGLQVVFASDCRQYIELSGKQYHLRQFHFHHPSEHWVDGNQHTMELHVVHQNSHDGSLAVIGIFIEPGKTKDPLHSLFNQIASLTSTGSSNGPDYHVSFNPQDFLPSDWEKHYRYEGSLTTPPYSENVSWVVIKNPFEMNKTKLAKMLELFKAEARFPHPLNRRYVLSTFKDDEKPKGKK; the protein is encoded by the coding sequence ATGGACCAGCAGTCCCCTATCGATATCAGAAATTCGATTTATGCAGACTTTGGAGATGGCAGATTAAAGATTGTGTGGAACGGAGATGTTCATGGTCACATTCATCAGGGAGATCATGGCCTACAGGTCGTATTCGCTTCGGACTGTCGCCAATACATTGAGCTGTCAGGGAAACAGTATCACCTGAGACAATTTCATTTTCATCACCCCAGTGAGCACTGGGTGGATGGGAATCAGCATACGATGGAATTACACGTAGTGCATCAAAACTCTCATGATGGATCACTGGCTGTGATTGGAATCTTTATTGAGCCCGGTAAAACAAAAGATCCTTTGCACTCACTATTCAACCAGATCGCCTCTCTCACCTCTACTGGATCAAGTAATGGGCCTGATTATCATGTCTCTTTTAATCCACAAGACTTCTTACCCAGTGATTGGGAAAAGCATTACAGGTATGAAGGGTCGCTGACAACGCCACCTTATAGTGAAAATGTCAGTTGGGTGGTCATCAAAAACCCATTCGAAATGAACAAAACAAAGCTGGCAAAGATGCTGGAACTATTCAAAGCAGAGGCCCGTTTTCCGCACCCACTGAATCGGAGATATGTTTTATCCACATTCAAAGATGACGAAAAACCCAAGGGAAAGAAGTAA
- a CDS encoding zincin-like metallopeptidase domain-containing protein codes for MSRNQKIREEITNQIITALESDSLPPWRRPWIFHRTGMPKNVVSGDLYTGVNPLLLGLASERHGFQSRHWGTFKQWQDLGGKVMRRPSHVPSGHWGTKIVFCKAVTKRKDHDEEETYFLLKTYTVFCIDQIEGDHLDYLRVGHGNDTRNSESVAYEEADALIEATEADIRHGGNQAFYDLAQDYIQVPNRDQFSGTSYYQVLFHEYVHWTENSDRLNWDREGNGYALGELIAEIGACYLCSELGIPTNDENHHAYLNSWLQKMKQDSSFIFQASSQASKAADYIMSFSKKPVEVAG; via the coding sequence GTGTCACGCAATCAAAAGATCCGCGAAGAAATTACAAATCAAATCATTACCGCTCTGGAGAGTGATTCACTCCCGCCGTGGAGGCGTCCTTGGATTTTTCATCGAACTGGGATGCCGAAGAACGTTGTGTCAGGTGATTTATATACCGGCGTTAACCCTTTGCTTTTAGGGCTTGCCAGTGAGAGACATGGCTTCCAGTCTCGCCACTGGGGGACGTTTAAACAATGGCAGGACCTCGGTGGCAAAGTCATGCGGCGACCATCGCATGTACCCAGCGGCCATTGGGGAACTAAGATTGTGTTCTGCAAAGCCGTCACCAAGAGGAAAGATCATGACGAAGAAGAGACCTATTTCCTACTCAAGACCTATACCGTCTTCTGCATCGACCAGATTGAAGGCGATCATTTGGACTATCTACGTGTCGGTCACGGTAATGACACCCGCAATTCAGAGAGCGTTGCTTATGAAGAAGCAGACGCCCTGATCGAAGCTACCGAAGCTGACATTCGCCATGGAGGCAACCAAGCTTTTTACGATCTCGCACAAGACTATATCCAAGTTCCAAATCGTGATCAGTTTTCAGGAACAAGCTATTATCAAGTGCTGTTTCATGAGTACGTTCATTGGACTGAGAATTCCGACCGTCTCAATTGGGATCGTGAAGGTAATGGCTACGCTCTGGGAGAATTAATCGCGGAGATCGGAGCGTGCTATCTGTGTTCTGAACTTGGAATTCCCACCAATGACGAAAACCATCATGCGTATCTAAATAGCTGGCTTCAAAAAATGAAGCAGGATTCGTCATTCATCTTTCAAGCTTCTTCACAAGCCTCTAAGGCTGCTGACTACATCATGTCATTCAGCAAAAAGCCTGTCGAAGTCGCTGGCTGA
- a CDS encoding copper-binding protein yields MYRIMTITCFAMILFLATSIAQAEVVSIEATVKSVDPQNNKITVERKGKTTEFDVSKNSDLSKLKAGQKVTLSYHLDLETVLKIESPEVKSDSKSPELIVLQELDAEGFEGNPVLTKDGLTIFWNIKGPSDSLKWVWTATRKDQNSLFENKKKLIPAADFTVTSDGLEIIMLQNNGSLASATRDDLESNFSRPKTITELNKKYGFIAAPTISPDALTLYYGRIVKGKGIQFHYSTRSTKSGKWSSPRPLQLPPSGYKMRFMTLSSDDKYLFCNAMDAEEGKPNLLIYSRGTPQDRFEYLGVVDSEELKVNASKGGAFARYLPDSNELFYAGTIDDSGDRKLLLIKNYRRRRWSKELGNSI; encoded by the coding sequence ATGTACCGCATTATGACCATAACATGCTTTGCCATGATCTTGTTTCTGGCAACAAGTATTGCTCAAGCAGAAGTTGTTTCGATTGAAGCAACCGTTAAATCAGTTGATCCTCAAAACAACAAAATCACAGTCGAACGAAAAGGGAAAACCACAGAGTTTGATGTCAGTAAGAACTCAGACCTCTCTAAACTCAAAGCCGGTCAGAAAGTCACACTGAGTTACCATCTTGATCTGGAAACCGTGTTGAAAATCGAATCACCGGAAGTTAAATCGGATTCTAAATCTCCTGAACTCATCGTTCTCCAAGAACTCGATGCAGAAGGTTTTGAGGGTAACCCAGTTCTCACGAAAGATGGTCTCACGATATTCTGGAACATCAAAGGTCCATCAGATTCCTTGAAATGGGTCTGGACAGCGACTCGGAAAGATCAGAATTCTTTATTTGAGAACAAAAAGAAGTTGATTCCAGCAGCAGATTTTACAGTTACATCTGATGGTCTTGAAATCATCATGTTGCAAAACAATGGTTCTCTGGCCAGTGCTACCAGAGATGATCTCGAAAGTAATTTCAGCAGACCGAAAACAATAACTGAGCTAAATAAGAAGTATGGTTTCATTGCAGCTCCGACTATTTCTCCTGACGCCCTGACTTTGTATTACGGACGCATAGTGAAAGGTAAAGGAATTCAGTTTCATTATTCCACTCGCTCGACTAAGAGCGGTAAATGGAGTTCCCCCAGACCACTGCAGTTGCCTCCAAGTGGCTATAAAATGCGTTTCATGACTCTATCTTCTGACGATAAATATCTGTTTTGTAATGCCATGGATGCAGAAGAAGGGAAACCAAATCTGCTGATTTATTCGAGGGGAACTCCACAGGATCGGTTTGAATATCTTGGAGTTGTGGACTCTGAGGAATTGAAGGTGAATGCGTCCAAGGGTGGTGCATTTGCCCGATACCTGCCGGACTCAAATGAGCTGTTCTATGCTGGCACGATTGATGATAGTGGCGACCGAAAATTGTTGTTGATCAAGAATTATCGCCGGAGACGATGGTCGAAAGAGTTGGGGAATAGTATTTGA
- a CDS encoding YnfA family protein — protein sequence MKTIILFLVTAFFEIAGCFAFWAWLRMSRSVLWTVLGTISLIVFALLLSRAESDFAGRSYAAYGGVYVASSLIWLWVIESQTPDRWDVIGAIICLGGASLILFGPRPIIQ from the coding sequence ATGAAGACGATAATTCTGTTTTTGGTCACGGCATTTTTTGAGATCGCAGGCTGTTTTGCGTTTTGGGCATGGCTGAGAATGAGCCGTTCTGTGTTATGGACAGTTCTGGGAACAATTTCACTGATCGTTTTTGCTTTATTACTTTCAAGAGCAGAGTCAGACTTTGCTGGTCGATCCTATGCTGCATATGGAGGGGTCTATGTTGCTTCTTCACTAATCTGGTTGTGGGTGATAGAATCGCAAACTCCAGATCGTTGGGATGTTATAGGTGCCATCATCTGTTTGGGAGGAGCGTCACTTATCTTGTTTGGACCTCGACCAATAATACAGTAA
- a CDS encoding recombinase family protein: MIACYCRCSTSKQKTDSQEAEIKKWIAANGYDEKQIEWYIDHESGKTLKRPEFERLQADIFNGKIKTVVCWKLDRLSRRLKDGVTLLADWCERGIKVVVITQMIELNGAVGRMIAAVMLGLAEIELEYRQERQQAGIEVAKKKGVYTGRKKGTYKAKPERAQELRSRGLKIEEIATALGTSKRTVLRYLKA, translated from the coding sequence ATGATCGCCTGCTATTGTCGCTGTAGTACCAGCAAACAAAAGACAGACAGCCAAGAGGCGGAGATCAAGAAATGGATTGCTGCCAATGGTTATGATGAGAAACAGATCGAGTGGTACATCGATCACGAGAGTGGAAAGACCTTGAAGCGTCCTGAGTTCGAGCGGTTACAGGCAGATATCTTTAATGGCAAGATCAAAACAGTTGTGTGTTGGAAGCTGGACCGCCTGTCACGCCGCTTGAAAGATGGTGTGACTTTGCTGGCTGACTGGTGTGAACGAGGAATCAAAGTGGTTGTGATTACCCAGATGATCGAACTGAATGGGGCGGTTGGAAGGATGATCGCTGCCGTGATGCTCGGGCTTGCCGAAATCGAGCTGGAATACCGTCAGGAGCGACAGCAGGCGGGCATCGAAGTGGCTAAGAAGAAAGGAGTCTACACTGGAAGAAAGAAAGGGACGTATAAAGCAAAACCGGAGCGAGCACAGGAACTCAGATCTCGTGGCCTAAAGATTGAAGAGATTGCCACAGCATTGGGAACGAGTAAGCGAACTGTTCTTCGTTATCTGAAAGCATAA